The following coding sequences lie in one Pirellulales bacterium genomic window:
- a CDS encoding efflux RND transporter permease subunit, with amino-acid sequence MWIVRLALRRPYTFVVMAMLIAILGVVTIVRMPTDIFPEIQIPVISVIWNYTGISPDDMETRIVGSFERIVVSTVSGIEHIESQSLNGVAVVKIFLQPGADIDGAISQTTSSAEAALKTMPPGIFPPLVLKYSASNVPILQVSLGSDSLSEQQLFDLATNSLRPGMATVPGAQIPYPYGGKVRQIMVDIDPEKLVAFNVSAADVSNAINAQNLILPAGTAKIGQQEYNVRLNSSPTAVAAIGDLPIKTIGLRTIYIRDVAHVRDGFTPQTNVVHVDGHRGVLQPILKSGASTLDIVSGVKARLPSLLKTMPESLKVSLLGDQSIFVRAAVNGVIKEAAIAAGLTGLMILLFLGSWRSTLIVVISIPLSILVSIIVLSFLGHTLNVMTLGGMALAVGILVDDATVEIENIHRNLHQGKHLVEAILDGAAQIAVPAFVSTLCICIVFVPVVFISGAAKSLFTPMAMAVVFAMMTSYLLSRTLVPTMVHFLLAREVELYGGEPEKGAEHVAVKKNALWRFHETFDRQFDRLRDFYGNCLAWALANRAAVVGVFVIFVALSAGLFPMIGRDFFPSVDSGQIRMHVRAPAGTRIEETERYFARVAEVIRQVIPPKEIKTLIDNIGIPNSGINLSLSDGALMSAADGEILVTLTEGHRPTPDYVRGLRKTLTDKFPDLTFFFSPPDIVTQVLNFGLPAPIDVQLVGPRGNMMKNYEIARQLRKRVSEIPGAVDAHLQQVPLTPELQVTADRTLLNQFKLTQSDIANDLLVSLSSSGQTAPNFWLDPKTGVQYPLAVQTPQYKIDSINALESTPVSTPTNPIPQLLANVAGVSHRLGPTNVTHYNVAVSFDVLASVQDTDLGRVASAIDKLVDEVRPTLPRGTTVVVRGQVQTMNTSFEGLGFGLIFAVLLVYLLMVVNFQSWIDPLIILMALPGALCGILWMLFVTGTTVNVPSLMGAIMCIGVATANSILLITFANDQRKLGKDAHDAAWAAGVTRLRPVIMTALAMIIGMLPMSFGFGEGGEQNAPLARAVIGGLMMATFATLFFVPLVYSTLRKATPHATLDLESIEHYGK; translated from the coding sequence ATGTGGATCGTTCGACTTGCACTGCGGCGGCCGTACACGTTTGTCGTGATGGCAATGTTGATTGCCATCCTCGGCGTGGTGACGATCGTTCGCATGCCGACCGATATTTTCCCAGAAATCCAGATTCCCGTGATCTCGGTGATCTGGAACTATACCGGCATCTCGCCCGACGATATGGAAACGCGCATCGTCGGCAGCTTCGAGCGGATCGTCGTTTCCACCGTGAGCGGGATCGAGCACATCGAAAGCCAGTCGCTCAACGGCGTTGCCGTGGTCAAGATTTTCTTGCAGCCCGGCGCGGATATCGACGGGGCGATTTCGCAAACCACTTCGAGCGCCGAAGCGGCGCTGAAGACGATGCCGCCCGGCATCTTTCCACCGCTGGTTTTGAAATACAGCGCTTCGAATGTGCCGATTCTGCAAGTCTCGCTTGGGAGCGATAGCCTCTCGGAACAGCAATTGTTCGATCTGGCCACGAACAGTCTTCGTCCCGGCATGGCCACCGTGCCCGGGGCTCAGATTCCGTATCCCTACGGCGGCAAAGTGCGGCAGATCATGGTCGATATCGACCCGGAAAAGCTGGTCGCTTTCAACGTCTCCGCCGCCGATGTGTCGAATGCGATCAACGCTCAAAACCTGATCCTGCCGGCAGGCACCGCGAAGATCGGGCAACAGGAATACAACGTGCGGCTCAACAGCAGCCCGACCGCGGTTGCCGCCATCGGCGATTTGCCGATCAAGACCATCGGCCTGCGGACGATCTATATCCGCGACGTGGCCCACGTGCGCGACGGTTTCACGCCGCAAACCAATGTGGTGCACGTCGATGGCCACCGCGGCGTGTTGCAGCCGATCTTGAAGTCGGGCGCTTCGACGCTCGACATCGTCAGCGGCGTGAAGGCACGGCTGCCGTCGCTCTTGAAGACGATGCCCGAATCGCTCAAGGTGTCGCTCCTGGGCGATCAATCGATTTTCGTCCGCGCGGCGGTGAACGGCGTGATCAAGGAGGCTGCCATCGCGGCCGGGCTGACGGGGTTGATGATCCTGCTGTTTCTCGGCTCGTGGCGAAGCACGCTGATCGTGGTGATTTCGATTCCGCTGTCGATCTTGGTGTCGATCATCGTGCTCAGTTTTCTGGGGCACACGCTCAACGTGATGACCCTCGGCGGAATGGCGCTGGCGGTGGGAATTCTGGTCGACGACGCCACGGTCGAGATCGAAAACATCCATCGCAATCTGCACCAGGGCAAGCATCTGGTCGAGGCGATTCTCGACGGAGCGGCGCAAATCGCCGTGCCGGCCTTTGTTTCCACGCTCTGCATCTGCATCGTGTTCGTGCCGGTGGTGTTTATCAGCGGGGCGGCGAAGTCGCTCTTCACGCCGATGGCCATGGCCGTGGTGTTCGCGATGATGACGAGCTATTTGCTGAGCCGAACGCTCGTGCCCACGATGGTACACTTCCTGCTGGCCCGCGAAGTCGAACTCTATGGCGGCGAGCCGGAAAAGGGCGCCGAGCATGTTGCGGTCAAGAAGAACGCCTTGTGGCGATTCCACGAGACGTTCGATCGGCAATTCGATCGGTTGCGAGATTTCTATGGCAATTGCCTTGCCTGGGCGCTCGCGAATCGAGCCGCGGTGGTCGGCGTTTTCGTGATTTTCGTCGCCCTGTCGGCCGGACTGTTTCCGATGATCGGGCGCGATTTCTTTCCGTCGGTCGACTCGGGTCAGATTCGCATGCACGTGCGAGCGCCGGCCGGCACCCGGATCGAAGAAACCGAGCGTTATTTCGCCCGTGTCGCCGAGGTGATCCGGCAGGTGATTCCGCCGAAAGAAATCAAAACGCTGATCGACAACATCGGCATACCGAATAGCGGCATCAATCTTTCGCTCAGCGACGGGGCATTGATGTCGGCCGCCGACGGCGAAATTCTGGTGACGCTCACGGAAGGCCACCGCCCGACGCCCGACTACGTGCGCGGATTGCGCAAAACATTGACCGACAAATTCCCCGATCTCACGTTCTTCTTCTCGCCTCCCGACATCGTAACGCAGGTGCTCAATTTCGGATTGCCAGCCCCGATCGACGTACAGTTGGTCGGCCCGCGCGGCAATATGATGAAGAACTACGAGATCGCTCGCCAACTGCGCAAGCGGGTGTCGGAAATACCCGGCGCGGTCGATGCTCATTTGCAGCAAGTGCCGCTCACGCCCGAACTGCAAGTGACGGCCGATCGCACGCTATTGAATCAATTCAAGCTGACGCAAAGCGATATCGCCAACGATCTGTTGGTCTCGCTCAGTTCGAGCGGTCAGACGGCCCCGAATTTCTGGCTCGATCCGAAAACCGGCGTGCAATATCCGCTCGCGGTGCAAACGCCGCAGTATAAGATCGACTCGATCAACGCGCTGGAAAGCACCCCGGTCAGCACCCCCACGAATCCGATTCCGCAACTCCTGGCCAACGTCGCCGGCGTGAGCCATCGATTGGGGCCGACCAACGTTACGCATTACAACGTGGCCGTCAGCTTCGACGTGCTGGCAAGCGTGCAAGACACCGATCTGGGGCGCGTCGCCAGCGCGATTGACAAATTGGTCGACGAGGTTCGGCCGACGCTGCCGCGTGGCACGACCGTCGTGGTTCGCGGCCAGGTGCAAACGATGAACACGTCGTTCGAAGGGCTCGGCTTTGGACTGATATTTGCCGTGCTGCTGGTCTACCTGTTGATGGTCGTGAATTTTCAATCGTGGATCGATCCGCTGATTATCTTGATGGCGTTGCCCGGGGCATTGTGCGGAATCTTGTGGATGCTGTTTGTCACCGGCACGACCGTGAATGTGCCGTCGCTGATGGGGGCGATCATGTGCATTGGCGTGGCCACGGCGAATTCGATCTTGCTGATCACGTTTGCCAACGACCAGCGCAAGCTCGGCAAAGACGCCCACGATGCGGCGTGGGCGGCGGGTGTCACGCGACTCCGGCCGGTGATCATGACCGCCCTGGCGATGATCATCGGCATGTTGCCAATGTCGTTTGGATTCGGCGAAGGGGGCGAGCAGAATGCGCCGCTGGCCCGAGCCGTGATCGGAGGCTTGATGATGGCCACATTTGCCACGCTGTTTTTCGTGCCCCTCGTTTATAGCACGCTGCGCAAGGCGACGCCGCATGCGACCTTGGATTTAGAAAGCATCGAACACTATGGCAAGTGA
- a CDS encoding efflux RND transporter periplasmic adaptor subunit: protein MASEPIISHKPSVPSSDPTEGNGHGAPAAHGAPAAHGAPAHGAPTHGSPPNGSPPNGAGHAARQQPAAHGARVNDEIGAPPAAPHPSRFALLLLAGCTLAVLAALFFFGLLPRLHEENVLAENAEQITTALPRVSVGSPKQSAAIVEVQLPGNVEALQETTVYPRTSGYLKNWLVDIGDDVKAGQLLAVIDTPDVDQQLDKAKATLSQLRAQQIRAESDLRLADTTLVRYQSLDRDNAVSKLELDQRRSAAETARSALAAAQANVVGGQADVDRLTTLQDFSRVYAPFAGTITARNIEVGQLLTDGNGASQSLFHIAKTNPVRVFVNVPQIYSPGVKVGLEAELVVREMPHRKFVGKVTRTARALDPATRTLLTEIEVPNDDRALLTNAYVQVRMRVARDDPPLLIPPAALVYNADGTRVAVLDSSAHVHFQPVEVEGDFGSEVGISSGLTAQDRIVTNPGARLADGEAVQVDAPKAADKAEPIAKSDSH, encoded by the coding sequence ATGGCAAGTGAGCCCATAATCAGTCACAAACCCTCGGTTCCTTCTTCCGATCCGACGGAAGGAAACGGCCACGGCGCGCCGGCAGCCCACGGCGCGCCGGCAGCCCACGGCGCGCCGGCTCACGGCGCGCCGACTCATGGCTCGCCGCCAAACGGCTCGCCGCCAAACGGCGCCGGCCACGCGGCGCGGCAACAGCCGGCCGCACACGGTGCGCGCGTGAACGATGAAATCGGCGCCCCACCGGCCGCGCCGCATCCGAGCCGCTTTGCCCTGCTGCTGCTGGCCGGCTGCACGCTTGCCGTCTTGGCCGCGCTCTTCTTCTTCGGCCTCTTGCCAAGGCTGCACGAAGAAAACGTGCTGGCGGAGAATGCCGAGCAAATCACGACCGCGTTGCCGCGAGTGTCGGTCGGCAGTCCGAAGCAGTCGGCGGCAATTGTCGAAGTGCAATTGCCTGGCAATGTCGAGGCCCTGCAAGAAACGACCGTTTATCCGCGCACCAGCGGCTATTTGAAAAACTGGCTCGTCGATATCGGCGACGATGTGAAGGCGGGGCAATTGCTGGCCGTGATCGACACCCCCGACGTCGACCAGCAACTCGACAAGGCAAAGGCCACCTTGAGCCAATTGCGGGCTCAGCAAATTCGGGCGGAATCCGATCTAAGGCTCGCGGATACGACGCTGGTGCGCTATCAATCGCTCGATCGCGACAACGCCGTCAGCAAGCTCGAGCTCGATCAGCGCCGCAGCGCCGCGGAAACGGCCCGATCGGCGCTTGCCGCGGCGCAGGCGAACGTCGTGGGCGGGCAAGCCGACGTCGATCGGCTGACGACGCTGCAAGATTTCTCCCGCGTCTACGCCCCGTTCGCCGGCACGATCACGGCCCGCAACATCGAAGTCGGCCAACTGCTCACCGATGGCAACGGCGCGAGCCAATCGCTATTTCATATCGCCAAGACGAATCCGGTGCGCGTGTTCGTCAACGTGCCGCAGATTTATTCGCCGGGCGTCAAGGTGGGGCTCGAAGCGGAACTCGTCGTGCGTGAAATGCCGCATCGCAAATTCGTCGGCAAAGTCACGCGCACCGCTCGTGCTCTCGACCCCGCCACCCGTACGCTGCTCACGGAAATCGAAGTTCCCAACGACGATCGGGCCCTGCTCACGAATGCCTATGTGCAGGTGCGGATGCGCGTGGCCCGCGACGATCCGCCGCTTTTGATTCCGCCTGCGGCACTGGTTTACAACGCGGACGGAACTCGCGTGGCGGTGCTCGATTCGAGCGCGCATGTCCATTTTCAACCCGTCGAAGTCGAAGGGGATTTTGGCTCCGAGGTGGGCATCTCGTCCGGTTTGACGGCGCAAGACCGCATCGTCACCAATCCCGGCGCCCGGCTGGCCGACGGCGAAGCGGTGCAGGTCGACGCGCCGAAGGCCGCCGACAAAGCCGAGCCCATCGCGAAATCGGATTCGCATTAA
- a CDS encoding Uma2 family endonuclease, producing the protein MATLVTDPGLERQIRAQRAEWGGDRYDEVWEGTYLMNPSPNLEHAEIQAGLSTAFRLVLGLLHPAKVYPGINVSDRADDWTKNYRCPDVVVIFPTNPGRDCGAYFLGGPDLLVEILGPYDPSREKIAFYERIGVRELLIVDRDPWRLELHRLRNGKLQLVGRAELEAADVLASDVLPVSLRLVSGAERPRIEVRHADGAQQWLA; encoded by the coding sequence ATGGCCACGCTTGTTACCGATCCCGGACTTGAACGGCAAATCCGCGCGCAGCGCGCGGAATGGGGCGGCGACCGCTACGACGAAGTTTGGGAGGGCACCTACTTGATGAACCCATCGCCGAATCTCGAACACGCGGAAATCCAAGCGGGACTTTCAACCGCATTTCGCCTCGTCCTCGGACTTTTGCATCCGGCCAAGGTCTATCCGGGCATCAATGTCAGCGATCGAGCCGACGATTGGACGAAGAATTATCGCTGCCCGGATGTGGTGGTGATCTTTCCCACGAACCCCGGCCGCGACTGCGGCGCTTATTTTCTTGGCGGCCCCGACCTGCTGGTGGAGATTCTCGGTCCTTACGATCCGAGCCGCGAAAAGATCGCATTTTACGAGCGGATCGGCGTGCGCGAGCTGTTGATCGTCGATCGCGATCCGTGGCGACTGGAGTTGCACCGGCTGCGCAACGGCAAACTGCAATTGGTCGGCCGAGCCGAGCTCGAAGCGGCCGACGTATTGGCGAGCGATGTGTTGCCGGTGTCGCTGCGGTTGGTGAGCGGCGCGGAGCGGCCGAGAATCGAAGTGCGCCATGCCGATGGCGCCCAACAATGGCTCGCCTGA
- a CDS encoding DUF1614 domain-containing protein has translation MQPYHGHYFPLAWPFLLGLFLLLGFLIAMVEIGILRYAYEKIGITRRSAFLLLLLSLFGSYVNIPVARFPPEHVESDKDVWFAGMHYIIPAVQDWPGTIIAINVGGALIPTLLSLYLVVKNSIYIRSVIGVAAVAWIVHQFAQPVKGLGISVPMYVPPIAAVVTAMILSWRNAAPLGYIVGSLGTLIGADLMNLERVRGLGAPVASIGGAGTFDGVFLAGIIAVLLAPTVSHTISKTTQTPEQTAEPEPPRDAGY, from the coding sequence ATGCAACCCTATCACGGGCATTATTTTCCGCTGGCTTGGCCGTTTCTGCTTGGCCTATTTCTGCTGCTCGGATTTCTGATCGCGATGGTGGAGATCGGAATTCTCCGCTATGCGTATGAAAAAATCGGCATCACGCGGCGATCGGCGTTTTTGCTGCTGCTGCTCTCCTTGTTCGGCAGCTACGTGAATATTCCCGTGGCGCGGTTTCCGCCGGAGCATGTCGAATCGGATAAGGATGTTTGGTTCGCGGGAATGCACTACATCATTCCGGCCGTTCAGGATTGGCCGGGTACGATCATTGCGATCAACGTCGGCGGGGCCCTGATTCCGACGCTGCTGTCGCTGTACCTCGTCGTCAAAAACAGCATCTACATTCGCAGCGTGATCGGCGTGGCGGCGGTGGCTTGGATCGTGCATCAATTTGCCCAGCCCGTGAAGGGACTGGGGATCAGCGTGCCGATGTACGTTCCGCCGATCGCGGCCGTGGTGACGGCGATGATTCTTTCCTGGCGGAATGCGGCGCCGCTGGGCTACATCGTGGGAAGCCTTGGCACTTTGATCGGCGCCGATTTGATGAATCTCGAGCGGGTTCGCGGCCTTGGCGCGCCGGTGGCGTCGATCGGTGGAGCGGGCACGTTCGACGGCGTGTTTCTGGCCGGCATCATTGCGGTGCTGCTGGCGCCGACCGTGAGCCACACGATCAGCAAAACCACGCAAACGCCGGAGCAAACTGCCGAGCCGGAGCCGCCGCGCGATGCCGGTTATTGA